The Candidatus Kryptonium sp. genome contains a region encoding:
- a CDS encoding metallophosphatase family protein, translated as MRIAIISDIHSNLEALTKALEIIDTKNVDEIVCLGDIVGYGANPNECVELVRKRAKYVVMGNHDYAVAVDPTELYYFSSYARESDIWTREVLTKENLDFLKSLPFTVSFKNLLFVHSSPAQPKEWEYIFTEAQAKVQFHYFKEKICFIGHSHFPGIFPENGYYNGKLDRNTRYIINVGSIGQPRDGDWRLCLGIFDLDKWTYEEIRSEYDVERASIKIIQNGLPEFLARRILVGR; from the coding sequence TTGCGAATAGCAATAATTTCTGACATACATTCAAATCTTGAGGCTTTGACAAAAGCGTTGGAAATAATTGACACGAAAAATGTTGATGAAATCGTTTGTCTTGGTGATATAGTTGGATATGGTGCGAATCCGAACGAATGCGTTGAACTTGTAAGAAAGCGAGCTAAATATGTCGTAATGGGAAATCATGACTATGCTGTTGCTGTTGATCCAACCGAACTTTATTACTTTAGCTCATATGCTCGGGAATCCGACATTTGGACAAGAGAAGTTTTAACGAAAGAAAATCTTGATTTTTTAAAATCCCTTCCGTTTACAGTGTCTTTTAAAAATTTACTTTTTGTTCACTCATCTCCAGCGCAACCGAAAGAATGGGAATATATATTTACAGAAGCACAAGCCAAAGTTCAATTCCACTATTTCAAAGAGAAAATTTGCTTTATAGGTCATTCTCACTTTCCAGGGATATTCCCTGAAAATGGTTATTACAATGGAAAACTTGACAGAAACACAAGATACATAATCAATGTCGGAAGCATAGGACAACCAAGAGATGGGGATTGGAGATTATGCCTTGGGATATTTGATTTAGATAAATGGACATACGAGGAGATACGCTCTGAGTATGATGTTGAGAGGGCTTCAATCAAAATAATTCAAAACGGCTTGCCTGAATTTCTCGCAAGAAGAATTCTCGTCGGAAGGTAA
- a CDS encoding VWA domain-containing protein: MTDEQKLQQLISLFSYLLLKTSGDVKEALEWMRMIGEENNLFDEKFTFNDFVQKLKEMGYIEEAKDMLILTTKGVQRIRQDALNEIFNGLKKGPLSGYHETPHSGEGIDRLSETKPYQFGDQPMNIDLTSTITNALIRDGVDDFSIKEEDLQVYETEFMTSCATVILLDISHSMILYGEDRITPAKQVSLALAELIRTRFPKDKLYIVVFGDDAKIITLSELPFVSVGPYHTNTKAALQLARHILRKEGNVNKQIFLVTDGKPSAIFEPDGRLYKNSFGLDPKIVNKTLDEAVACRREKITICTFMVARDPYLINFVEELTKANRGRAYYSALDKLGEFVFVDYIRNRRKRVRYNL; encoded by the coding sequence ATGACGGATGAGCAAAAATTGCAACAGCTGATCTCTCTTTTTAGTTATCTTTTGTTGAAAACGAGCGGGGATGTAAAAGAAGCTCTTGAATGGATGAGGATGATAGGTGAAGAAAACAATTTATTTGATGAAAAATTTACTTTTAACGATTTTGTGCAGAAGCTAAAGGAGATGGGTTATATTGAAGAAGCTAAAGATATGTTAATTTTAACGACGAAAGGAGTTCAAAGAATAAGACAAGATGCATTAAATGAGATCTTCAACGGCTTGAAGAAAGGTCCTTTATCTGGATATCACGAGACTCCTCACTCTGGCGAAGGAATTGATAGATTAAGCGAGACAAAGCCGTATCAGTTTGGAGATCAACCAATGAACATTGACCTTACATCAACTATTACAAATGCTTTAATAAGAGATGGAGTTGACGATTTTTCTATAAAAGAAGAGGACTTGCAAGTTTATGAAACTGAATTTATGACCTCTTGTGCCACGGTTATTTTGCTTGATATAAGCCATAGCATGATTTTATACGGCGAAGATAGAATAACTCCAGCGAAGCAAGTATCACTTGCGCTTGCAGAACTTATAAGAACACGCTTTCCAAAAGATAAACTTTATATCGTTGTTTTCGGTGATGATGCAAAGATAATAACTTTGTCTGAACTTCCTTTTGTAAGTGTTGGACCATATCATACAAATACGAAAGCGGCTCTTCAGCTCGCAAGGCATATCTTGAGAAAAGAGGGGAATGTAAACAAGCAAATCTTTCTTGTCACGGATGGAAAACCATCGGCAATTTTTGAACCTGATGGAAGATTGTATAAAAATTCATTTGGGCTTGATCCAAAGATAGTGAATAAAACCCTTGATGAAGCTGTCGCATGCCGGAGGGAGAAGATAACAATATGCACTTTCATGGTTGCGAGAGATCCGTATTTGATAAATTTCGTGGAGGAATTAACGAAAGCAAATCGCGGAAGGGCTTATTATTCTGCGCTTGATAAGCTTGGTGAATTCGTATTTGTTGATTATATCAGAAACAGGCGAAAGAGAGTAAGATACAATTTGTAG
- a CDS encoding NAD-binding protein, with protein MILFFAISIIVYKNLEKDISWIDAFFWITHPHGISEHRKDITKIFAFIVYIGIFFFQVWFIERILVNVFSGEIKTLWRKRMSEVAISRLKNHYIICGYGQVGRTVVDELIKLNLPFVLIEMNEGLAKELLKEGINVIHGDARRRNVLLNAGIKKAKILCTLIDNDADNLYITITAKMLNPNIKIISRAGNLRYAEAMKGAGADEVIVPEYEAGILVGRMISKYEKIKD; from the coding sequence TTGATACTATTCTTTGCCATCTCAATAATAGTTTATAAAAACCTTGAAAAGGATATATCTTGGATTGATGCTTTTTTCTGGATAACTCACCCACATGGAATTTCAGAACATAGAAAAGATATAACCAAAATTTTCGCTTTCATTGTTTACATCGGAATTTTCTTTTTCCAGGTTTGGTTTATTGAAAGAATTCTCGTAAATGTATTTAGCGGGGAAATAAAAACATTGTGGAGGAAGCGTATGAGTGAAGTCGCAATTTCAAGACTTAAAAATCACTACATAATTTGTGGCTACGGTCAGGTCGGCAGAACAGTTGTTGATGAACTAATAAAATTAAATCTTCCGTTCGTTTTAATAGAGATGAACGAAGGCCTTGCGAAAGAGCTTCTCAAAGAAGGTATAAATGTAATTCATGGTGATGCAAGAAGAAGAAATGTCTTACTCAACGCTGGAATTAAGAAAGCAAAAATTCTTTGCACACTAATTGATAACGATGCGGACAATCTTTATATAACAATCACTGCAAAGATGTTAAACCCGAATATAAAAATAATTTCACGAGCTGGGAATTTAAGATATGCTGAAGCGATGAAAGGGGCAGGGGCAGATGAAGTTATCGTCCCAGAATATGAAGCTGGAATACTTGTCGGTAGAATGATATCAAAGTATGAAAAAATAAAAGATTGA
- the ggt gene encoding gamma-glutamyltransferase, with amino-acid sequence MRRNFRAFVVLLLVAYAFNIPCLESASRKPVKAYNGMVVSSDSIATKVGIEILKKGGNAVDAAVAVGFALAVTYPQAGNIGGGGFMVIRMANGETVTIDYREKAPLKAHENMFLDENGNFIPEKSQIGHLSVGVPGSVAGLLLALEKYGTMSRKEVLKPAIQLAEKGFIVNEGLANAFKNVFEHFKKFPSTMKYFSKNGEPYKAGDRLVQKDLAKVLKLIRDKGRDGFYKGKVADLIVAEMKRGGGIITYEDLEKYQPVIRKPVIGNYRGYEIISMGPPSSGGVCLIQLLNILENFDLKKYGFGSSYTIHYLVEAMKRVYADRAEYLGDPDFIDIPLDKLLSKEYAREIANEIDTFYATPSSKIIRSVSPPSEGDQTTHYSVVDKWGNVVSVTTTINSSFGSMVVVDGAGFFLNNEMDDFSAKPGTPNQFGLLGNKANSIQPEKRMLSSMTPTIVLKNGKPFLVLGSPGGSTIITSVLQVILNVIDFGMNIQEAVDAPRIHHQWYPDEIYYERRGLPLDVVENLKKRGHKIVERRGFQGEVQAILIDENGIKYGAADPRGYGLAMGY; translated from the coding sequence ATGAGAAGAAATTTTCGTGCTTTCGTAGTTTTACTTCTCGTCGCTTATGCTTTCAATATCCCCTGTCTTGAATCTGCATCAAGAAAACCAGTTAAAGCATATAACGGCATGGTCGTTTCTTCTGATTCCATCGCAACAAAGGTTGGAATTGAAATTCTAAAAAAAGGTGGAAACGCCGTTGACGCAGCCGTTGCAGTTGGCTTTGCTCTTGCGGTAACCTACCCTCAAGCTGGAAATATCGGAGGAGGTGGATTTATGGTAATAAGAATGGCAAATGGTGAAACCGTTACAATTGATTACAGAGAAAAAGCACCGTTAAAAGCTCATGAAAATATGTTTCTTGATGAAAATGGAAATTTTATTCCCGAAAAAAGTCAAATTGGACACTTATCAGTTGGCGTCCCTGGCTCAGTTGCTGGATTATTGCTTGCACTTGAAAAGTATGGGACAATGTCAAGAAAAGAAGTTTTAAAGCCAGCAATTCAACTTGCTGAAAAAGGTTTTATCGTAAACGAAGGGCTTGCAAATGCATTCAAAAATGTGTTTGAACACTTTAAAAAGTTTCCGAGCACGATGAAGTATTTTTCTAAAAACGGAGAACCATATAAAGCTGGTGATCGCCTTGTGCAAAAAGATCTCGCAAAAGTTTTAAAATTGATAAGAGATAAAGGTCGTGATGGTTTTTACAAAGGTAAAGTCGCTGATTTAATCGTCGCAGAAATGAAAAGAGGTGGTGGGATAATAACCTACGAAGACCTTGAAAAATATCAACCAGTGATAAGAAAACCTGTAATTGGAAATTATCGTGGATATGAGATTATCTCAATGGGTCCACCAAGTTCTGGTGGTGTTTGCCTAATTCAACTTCTTAACATTCTTGAAAACTTTGATTTAAAAAAATATGGTTTTGGCTCATCTTACACAATTCACTACCTTGTTGAGGCAATGAAAAGAGTTTACGCAGATAGAGCTGAATACCTCGGTGATCCCGATTTCATTGATATACCACTTGATAAACTTTTATCAAAAGAATACGCAAGGGAAATCGCAAACGAAATTGATACATTTTATGCAACTCCAAGTTCCAAAATCATTCGTTCTGTCTCCCCACCATCCGAAGGAGATCAAACGACTCACTACTCGGTTGTTGACAAATGGGGAAATGTGGTAAGCGTGACAACAACAATTAATAGCTCCTTTGGCTCAATGGTCGTCGTTGATGGAGCTGGATTTTTCCTAAACAACGAGATGGATGATTTCAGCGCAAAACCGGGCACACCAAATCAATTCGGCTTATTGGGAAATAAAGCAAATTCAATTCAGCCAGAAAAAAGAATGTTAAGTTCTATGACTCCAACCATAGTTTTGAAAAATGGTAAACCATTTCTTGTTTTAGGTTCGCCCGGTGGTTCAACGATTATAACATCTGTTCTTCAAGTAATTTTGAATGTGATTGACTTCGGAATGAACATTCAAGAAGCAGTTGACGCACCAAGGATCCACCACCAATGGTATCCAGATGAAATATACTACGAAAGGCGCGGTTTGCCACTTGATGTAGTTGAAAACTTAAAAAAGCGTGGGCATAAAATTGTAGAAAGAAGAGGCTTTCAAGGGGAAGTTCAAGCAATTTTAATTGACGAAAACGGAATTAAATACGGAGCAGCTGATCCGAGAGGTTATGGCTTAGCAATGGGATATTGA